GCTTCATGACCGCGTACCAGCCCCGGGTGGAGTTGGTCGACGACGCGCGCAGCGCAAGGTTGAAATGCACCAGCGCGAGCCCGGCACTGCTGGTGCGTGGTTGCAGGCTGCCGTGACCATAGCTGCGGTGCCGTGGCTGCTGTGGCTCGAACGAGACCCGCGCGGCTTCGTCGGAGACGGTGCCGAGCTGGGAACCCGTTTCGCGGTCGGGGTGATGAATCGCCGCCAACGCGAGCAGGCTCGCGGCCGTTGCCGCGTGTGATCGCCACTGGTCGACGTCGTGCGGGTCGGTCTGCCGCACATCGGATTCCCAATCGGCCAAATGATGGCTTGCCTGCTCCAACTCCGCCGGCGCGTCCACAGGTTCAGGATCGGTGACGGGAGCCTCGTCCCGCCACAACGCCAACGCTTGAGCCCGCGACTCAGAGGTCTCGTTCATCTCCCACAACGACCGGCGCAACGAGGTGAGGGTGAGGTCCGGTGCGAGTTTCGAGGCCGCGATCCGGACCGAGTCCTGATCGGCGAAACGCACGCTGTACCCGGTGACCTTCTCCCGCCCACCGGGTGCCCACCGGGGCACGATCTCCAGGTCCTGGTTCGCGAGGTTGTTCAACCATTCGGCCTCGGTCCGAGAGCCCATCGCGATGCCACGAACGACCCGTTGCAAGTGCACCCGGTCCGGGTCGATCGGACCGCGCCCGGATAGTTCTCGTTCCTCCGCGCGACGCAACTCAGCCTGGGAATAAGCGCTGAAACCGGGCTGCCGTTCACTCTCGACGGCAGGTTGCTCGTAGGTGGGGGAGAGGAAGGCGGAGAACTCCTGCTCGAGCTCTCGCCCGATGCGGTCGGCGGCGAGCTTGGACT
The window above is part of the Calidifontibacter indicus genome. Proteins encoded here:
- a CDS encoding relaxase/mobilization nuclease domain-containing protein, with translation MRISVLKSGSDAAGLTRYLYGAGKANEHSNPHLVAGSPGLELEWAGELSLKEATILGRVVEGAWRENYVEQLALAGASQGGISRAHLHRDGVEATGRTHMFHASMALPPDHEKLTDEQWHTLAHEYVKRMGFVDENGHGSSWVAVRHGLSAKGNDHVHVMVNLVRNDGSWASEHKSKLAADRIGRELEQEFSAFLSPTYEQPAVESERQPGFSAYSQAELRRAEERELSGRGPIDPDRVHLQRVVRGIAMGSRTEAEWLNNLANQDLEIVPRWAPGGREKVTGYSVRFADQDSVRIAASKLAPDLTLTSLRRSLWEMNETSESRAQALALWRDEAPVTDPEPVDAPAELEQASHHLADWESDVRQTDPHDVDQWRSHAATAASLLALAAIHHPDRETGSQLGTVSDEAARVSFEPQQPRHRSYGHGSLQPRTSSAGLALVHFNLALRASSTNSTRGWYAVMKQMQRTMRAVHDAQVARGELLDATRNNELVAAHLDPYTDVPANADALVTPPATRDPAVRDSTRQTGVPVQLPHRGIDLGERPGLPGRHGPSTDLRRGHER